The following are from one region of the Chlamydiota bacterium genome:
- the corA gene encoding magnesium/cobalt transporter CorA, protein MLSSWAYLEDGTFVQQVPRERFCATLANPKNLLWVDFEDPSEEEIAILRNDFGFHPLLIDDCIASHSHPKIDEFDDYFFLVIHSCFFYTERHLDEALNIRELDLFVGRNFVITHHNGHIRGVSTNRKRCEQGSTIMKHGSDFLLYSLLDALVDNYFPIMDTLSERIEKIEEQILTDPTPALQAQLFAVKRSLVTLRKIVGPQRELMARFIRPGFPFVREEYRPYFKDIYDHILRIYEITESARELISADMEAYLSSISFRLNEIMKTLTIIATFAMPLTFITSFYGMNLEIPEFKWGLWGYALVWILMAVCSLLMLLYFRKKKLI, encoded by the coding sequence ATGCTCTCGTCCTGGGCGTACCTCGAGGACGGCACCTTCGTGCAACAGGTGCCGCGCGAGCGATTCTGCGCAACGCTCGCGAACCCGAAGAACCTCCTCTGGGTGGATTTCGAGGACCCGTCCGAGGAGGAGATCGCCATCCTCAGGAACGACTTCGGCTTCCACCCGCTCCTCATCGACGACTGCATCGCCTCCCACAGCCACCCGAAGATCGACGAGTTCGACGACTACTTCTTCCTCGTGATCCACTCCTGCTTCTTCTATACGGAGAGGCACCTCGACGAGGCGTTGAACATCCGGGAGCTCGACCTGTTCGTCGGCAGAAACTTCGTCATCACCCACCACAACGGGCACATACGCGGCGTCAGCACGAACCGGAAGCGTTGCGAACAGGGCTCCACCATCATGAAGCACGGTTCGGATTTCCTGCTCTACAGCCTTCTCGATGCGCTCGTCGACAACTACTTCCCCATAATGGACACGCTGAGCGAGCGGATCGAGAAGATCGAGGAACAAATCCTCACCGACCCGACGCCGGCGCTCCAGGCGCAGCTCTTCGCCGTCAAGCGCAGTCTGGTGACGCTGCGGAAGATCGTGGGGCCGCAGCGCGAGCTGATGGCGCGCTTCATCAGGCCCGGGTTCCCGTTCGTGCGCGAGGAGTACCGCCCGTACTTCAAGGACATCTACGACCATATCCTGCGCATCTACGAGATCACCGAGAGCGCGCGCGAGCTCATCTCCGCGGACATGGAGGCCTACCTCTCCTCCATCTCGTTCAGGCTGAACGAGATCATGAAGACCCTCACCATCATCGCCACGTTCGCCATGCCCCTCACGTTCATCACCAGCTTCTACGGGATGAATCTCGAGATACCGGAGTTCAAGTGGGGGCTGTGGGGCTACGCGTTGGTCTGGATACTGATGGCGGTCTGCTCGCTGCTGATGCTGCTCTACTTCAGGAAGAAGAAGCTCATCTAG
- a CDS encoding tetratricopeptide repeat protein — translation MIRVLCAIVSLIVSAPPAPDAASRVARGQSLVALKRYDEAIREFKEILKGDPMNGAALFNLGYIYGTLLGDTATGERYWNCYKAASCISLGDVALAAGDLNAAAVHYADAMKHLPENAALHERLGMLCLQLGREPEALRELKAAAELEPADTALQQRLAPYFWASGEKREAAACVERIAAANPNDPAARRKAAEMFGAAGEDGKALEQLAALAALGAASPEERCLLAERLLREGKLAEALRELKAGFSPKTRPRCAGIAQALAEAHEKKGDAAGAIAVHRLVIEAAGGSPEAFNALALACHRQGKLDAAVDAASSGVKAFPDSAALRNNLATLLALRTDYRGAIGEYRKAVELDPSLADAWLDIGIICRDYLDDRPAAEDAFRRYLALRPEGRSHPEVARTLGLPLPAPEQTPAPATKKPRARRALIF, via the coding sequence GTGATTCGCGTGCTCTGTGCGATTGTATCCCTGATCGTTTCCGCCCCCCCGGCGCCGGACGCCGCCTCGCGCGTGGCGAGGGGGCAGAGTCTCGTCGCCCTGAAGAGATACGACGAGGCGATACGGGAGTTCAAGGAGATCCTCAAGGGCGACCCGATGAACGGCGCGGCGCTGTTCAACCTCGGCTACATCTACGGAACCCTTCTCGGCGACACAGCGACCGGGGAGCGGTACTGGAACTGCTACAAGGCCGCCTCCTGCATCTCCCTCGGCGACGTCGCGCTCGCGGCGGGGGACCTCAACGCCGCCGCGGTGCACTACGCCGACGCAATGAAGCACCTCCCCGAGAACGCGGCGCTGCACGAGCGTCTCGGGATGCTATGCCTGCAGCTCGGCCGGGAGCCGGAGGCGCTCCGGGAGCTCAAGGCCGCGGCGGAGCTCGAACCCGCCGACACCGCCCTCCAGCAGAGGCTCGCGCCGTACTTCTGGGCGAGCGGGGAGAAGCGGGAGGCCGCCGCCTGCGTCGAGCGCATCGCCGCCGCGAATCCGAACGACCCCGCCGCGAGGCGGAAGGCGGCGGAGATGTTCGGCGCGGCGGGGGAGGACGGGAAGGCGCTCGAGCAACTCGCGGCGCTCGCGGCGCTCGGGGCCGCGTCGCCCGAGGAGCGCTGTCTGCTCGCCGAGCGGCTCCTGCGGGAGGGCAAACTCGCCGAGGCGTTGCGGGAGCTCAAGGCGGGGTTCAGCCCGAAGACCCGCCCCCGGTGCGCCGGGATCGCACAGGCGCTCGCGGAGGCGCACGAGAAGAAGGGCGACGCCGCGGGGGCGATCGCGGTCCACCGACTGGTGATCGAGGCGGCCGGGGGGAGCCCCGAGGCGTTCAACGCCCTCGCGCTCGCCTGCCATCGGCAGGGGAAGCTCGACGCGGCCGTCGACGCCGCCTCGAGCGGGGTGAAGGCGTTTCCGGACAGCGCGGCGTTGCGCAACAACCTCGCCACGCTCCTCGCCCTCCGGACAGATTACCGCGGCGCGATCGGGGAGTACCGGAAGGCGGTCGAGCTCGACCCGTCGCTCGCCGACGCGTGGCTGGACATCGGGATCATCTGCCGCGACTACCTCGACGACCGGCCGGCGGCGGAGGACGCGTTCAGGCGCTACCTCGCCCTGAGGCCGGAGGGGAGGTCGCATCCCGAGGTCGCGCGGACGCTCGGCCTGCCCCTTCCCGCGCCCGAGCAGACGCCGGCGCCCGCGACGAAGAAACCGCGCGCGCGCCGTGCGCTCATATTCTAG
- the smpB gene encoding SsrA-binding protein SmpB — MTIQETKPVATNRKARHDYEVLEKIEAGIVLRGTEVKSLRQGRANLNDSFGVIERGEAFLCNAHVSPYEFGNRENPDPVRKRKLLLHRREIAYLEGQIARKGLTIVPLRLYFKEGRLKVELAVARGKKAPDKRETLKRRVAEREIRRAIKGRTH, encoded by the coding sequence ATGACGATACAGGAAACGAAGCCGGTCGCGACCAACCGCAAGGCCCGCCACGACTACGAGGTGCTCGAGAAGATCGAGGCGGGGATCGTGCTGCGGGGGACCGAGGTGAAGTCGCTTCGGCAGGGGCGGGCGAACCTCAACGACAGCTTCGGCGTGATCGAACGGGGCGAGGCGTTCCTCTGCAACGCCCACGTGAGCCCCTACGAGTTCGGGAACAGGGAGAACCCCGACCCGGTCAGGAAGCGGAAGCTCCTGCTCCACCGCCGGGAGATCGCCTACCTCGAGGGGCAGATCGCCCGCAAGGGGCTCACGATCGTCCCCCTGCGCCTCTACTTCAAGGAGGGGCGCCTGAAGGTCGAGCTCGCCGTCGCGCGCGGCAAGAAGGCCCCCGACAAGCGCGAAACCCTGAAGCGCCGCGTCGCCGAGCGCGAAATCCGCCGCGCCATCAAGGGCCGAACCCACTGA
- a CDS encoding class I SAM-dependent rRNA methyltransferase, giving the protein MKRAAATLKRKGFAWYATGHAWVYRDDLARVENASPGDIVDLLDPRGRLLGRAFYGDRSKIALRLLTRNDEPVDDAFFERRVREAVARRRPLMEEKGALRLIYSEADGLPGLIADRYADWIVLQSLIPGSDSRVGLFASILRALLDPKGIVLRNDASARALEGLPLERKVLTGDLRGPVEVVEGDIRYLADILNGHKTGAYLDQREHRELVGRLARGKALDCFCYQGHFALHCAQRAEAVTALESSREAIAAMEKNIALNGFSNVTPVEGNAFDLLRAWQRERKRFDTIVVDPPPLARKKAHAADAMRGYKEINLRAMHLLAPGGILASFCCSHNIPPDLFGEILRAAAADACCSFRVLHALGQPPDHPVLLNVPETAYLKGLVLEKIS; this is encoded by the coding sequence ATGAAGAGGGCCGCCGCGACGCTCAAACGGAAAGGGTTCGCCTGGTACGCGACCGGGCACGCCTGGGTCTATCGGGACGACCTCGCGCGGGTCGAGAACGCCTCGCCCGGGGACATAGTGGACCTGCTCGATCCGCGCGGCCGGCTCCTCGGGAGGGCGTTCTACGGCGACCGGTCGAAGATCGCCCTTCGCCTTCTCACGCGAAACGACGAACCGGTCGACGACGCGTTCTTCGAGCGCCGCGTCCGCGAGGCGGTCGCGCGGCGGCGCCCCTTGATGGAGGAGAAAGGGGCGCTGCGCCTGATCTACTCCGAGGCCGACGGTCTTCCCGGCCTGATCGCCGACCGGTACGCGGACTGGATCGTGCTCCAGTCGCTCATCCCCGGCTCGGACTCCCGCGTCGGCCTCTTCGCCTCCATCCTCCGCGCGCTCCTGGACCCGAAGGGGATCGTCCTCCGCAACGACGCGAGCGCCCGCGCGCTCGAGGGGCTCCCGCTCGAGAGGAAGGTCCTCACGGGCGACCTCCGCGGACCCGTCGAGGTCGTCGAAGGCGACATCAGGTACCTCGCCGACATTCTCAACGGCCACAAGACGGGCGCCTATCTCGACCAGCGGGAACACAGGGAACTCGTCGGCCGCCTCGCCCGCGGGAAGGCGCTCGACTGCTTCTGCTACCAGGGGCACTTCGCCCTGCACTGCGCGCAGCGGGCGGAGGCGGTGACCGCGCTCGAGTCCTCCCGCGAAGCGATCGCCGCGATGGAGAAGAATATCGCCCTGAACGGCTTCTCGAACGTCACCCCCGTCGAGGGCAACGCCTTCGACCTCCTGCGGGCGTGGCAGAGGGAGAGGAAGCGGTTCGACACGATCGTCGTCGATCCGCCGCCGCTGGCGCGGAAGAAGGCCCACGCGGCCGACGCGATGCGCGGCTACAAGGAGATCAACCTCCGGGCGATGCATCTGCTCGCCCCCGGCGGGATCCTCGCCTCCTTCTGCTGCTCGCACAACATCCCGCCGGACCTTTTCGGGGAGATCCTGCGCGCGGCCGCCGCCGACGCCTGCTGCTCCTTCCGCGTGCTGCACGCGCTCGGCCAGCCCCCGGATCATCCGGTCCTCCTCAACGTCCCCGAGACGGCGTACCTCAAGGGGCTGGTCCTGGAAAAGATCTCCTGA
- a CDS encoding Hsp20/alpha crystallin family protein, producing the protein MALIRWRPREGFNPFAELQEEVNRLFDVSSSRSGGELVWAPSLDVYEEKDNLVVKADLPGLKEDEVDISIQGDTLVLRGERKQESEAKERGFYRCERVYGSFQRAVTIPYPVDSGKAKATFKNGVLEVRLPKAEEAKQRKIRIEAEK; encoded by the coding sequence ATGGCACTGATCCGATGGAGGCCGAGGGAGGGTTTCAACCCCTTCGCCGAGCTCCAGGAAGAGGTGAACCGGTTGTTCGATGTCAGCTCCTCACGTTCGGGGGGCGAGCTGGTGTGGGCCCCTTCGCTGGACGTCTACGAGGAGAAGGACAACCTGGTCGTGAAGGCCGATCTGCCGGGCCTCAAGGAGGACGAGGTCGACATCTCGATCCAGGGCGACACCCTCGTCCTGCGCGGCGAGAGGAAGCAGGAGTCCGAGGCGAAGGAGCGCGGGTTCTACCGCTGCGAGCGCGTCTACGGATCGTTCCAGCGGGCGGTGACGATCCCGTACCCGGTGGATTCCGGCAAGGCGAAGGCGACGTTCAAGAACGGGGTCCTCGAGGTGAGGCTCCCGAAGGCGGAGGAGGCCAAGCAGAGGAAGATCAGGATCGAGGCGGAGAAGTAG
- a CDS encoding RNA polymerase sigma factor: protein MDPGGFDGVFRSHAPLVWSVLRDAGVPRDDSEDLFLKTWEAVWDSLPSFSGRASLATWVAAIARNKCRDYYRKREPELPADPAAIDRMTTSPDAPLFPRGEHLLSPSLRAVARDARAHVGRALAALPPLERTIVTLWMRGFGYDAIAAVANRAGLGPVVASHVGVLLIRARAALRRILREAGIRKMHDLL from the coding sequence ATGGACCCGGGCGGATTCGACGGCGTCTTCAGATCGCACGCCCCCCTCGTCTGGTCGGTGTTGCGCGACGCGGGGGTGCCGCGCGACGACTCCGAGGATCTCTTCCTCAAGACCTGGGAGGCGGTCTGGGATTCGCTCCCGTCCTTCTCTGGAAGGGCGTCGCTGGCCACCTGGGTCGCCGCCATCGCCAGGAACAAGTGCCGGGACTACTACAGAAAAAGAGAACCGGAACTGCCCGCAGACCCCGCGGCCATCGATCGCATGACAACGTCCCCCGACGCGCCCCTCTTCCCGCGCGGGGAGCACCTCCTCTCCCCATCGCTTCGGGCCGTCGCGCGCGATGCGCGCGCGCACGTCGGGCGCGCGCTCGCCGCGCTTCCGCCGCTCGAACGCACGATCGTGACGCTCTGGATGCGCGGCTTCGGCTACGATGCCATCGCCGCCGTGGCGAACAGGGCGGGCCTCGGCCCCGTCGTGGCGTCCCATGTCGGCGTGCTGCTCATCCGCGCACGGGCCGCCTTGCGCCGCATCCTGAGGGAGGCCGGCATACGAAAGATGCACGATTTGCTGTAA
- the porA gene encoding pyruvate ferredoxin oxidoreductase, which produces MNKIVALTGNEAAAEAMRQVDPDVVPAYPITPQTELMHRFTEFVADGLVKTEMILVESEHSAMSAAVGACAAGARVMTATSANGLALMWEIVYVAASLRLPVVMTVVNRALSGPINIHCDHSDTMGCRDSGWIQLYGENPQEAYDNILQAVRIAEHPDVLLPVMPTYDGFIISHTIERLEIVEDAEARRFIGKRKPLHPLLDVAHPVTYGPLDLQDYYFEHKKQQADAMVRAKEVVRAVGREYGALTGREYGFFDAHRTGDAETVAVCLGSAAGTMKAVADTLRAEGRKVGVLKLRMFRPFPADEIAAAIGRAKRIVVLDRAEGFNAVGGPLGAEVKAALYGKSSAEVVNCIYGLGGRDLSPDLARAAFDLTGAGPVHLGVRE; this is translated from the coding sequence ATGAACAAGATCGTTGCGCTGACAGGGAACGAGGCCGCCGCGGAGGCGATGCGCCAGGTCGACCCGGACGTGGTCCCCGCCTATCCGATCACGCCGCAGACCGAGCTGATGCACCGGTTCACGGAGTTCGTCGCCGACGGGCTCGTGAAGACGGAGATGATCCTGGTCGAGTCCGAGCACAGCGCGATGAGCGCCGCCGTCGGCGCCTGCGCGGCCGGGGCGCGGGTGATGACCGCCACGAGCGCCAACGGCCTCGCCCTGATGTGGGAGATCGTCTACGTCGCCGCCTCGCTCCGCCTCCCCGTCGTGATGACCGTGGTCAACCGCGCCTTGAGCGGCCCGATCAACATCCACTGCGACCACAGCGACACGATGGGGTGCCGCGACAGCGGCTGGATACAGCTCTACGGCGAGAACCCGCAGGAGGCGTACGACAATATCCTCCAGGCGGTGCGCATCGCGGAGCACCCGGATGTCCTGCTGCCGGTGATGCCGACCTACGACGGCTTCATCATCAGCCACACCATCGAGCGTCTGGAGATCGTCGAGGACGCTGAGGCGCGGCGCTTCATCGGAAAGCGGAAGCCGCTCCACCCGCTGCTCGACGTCGCCCACCCCGTCACCTACGGTCCGCTCGATCTCCAGGATTACTACTTCGAGCACAAGAAGCAGCAGGCCGACGCGATGGTGCGGGCCAAGGAGGTGGTGCGGGCGGTCGGCAGGGAGTACGGCGCCCTCACCGGGCGGGAGTACGGATTCTTCGACGCGCACCGGACGGGGGACGCCGAGACGGTCGCCGTCTGCCTCGGTTCCGCCGCGGGCACGATGAAGGCGGTCGCGGACACGCTCAGGGCGGAGGGCCGGAAGGTCGGGGTCCTCAAGCTCCGGATGTTCCGGCCGTTCCCGGCGGACGAGATCGCCGCGGCGATCGGCCGGGCGAAGAGGATCGTGGTGCTCGACCGCGCGGAGGGGTTCAACGCGGTCGGCGGCCCGCTCGGGGCGGAGGTGAAGGCCGCCCTCTACGGGAAAAGCTCCGCGGAGGTCGTCAACTGCATCTACGGCCTCGGCGGGAGGGATTTGAGCCCCGATCTCGCGCGGGCGGCGTTCGATCTCACCGGCGCCGGCCCGGTGCATCTCGGGGTGAGGGAGTAG
- a CDS encoding PEGA domain-containing protein, with protein MKRAFLIGLAVLAALAEGCASRRMGGVATTSCTVWIHSMPEGALLYLNGNYVGRTPYKYTAFNRGDSSAHFIVPDLAEILVRKRGYDDEAQAVTVANCYRLFSIENAGVREQVKSYTGNLTLYMDERESVVEREHGNVVIAALPEDPNAEIYLNDSLIGNGKTSLLKLPAGSYVLKIRKPGYKVYARVISVLADNDLTITARLEKAAEAGDEVSSALEAERLQLSPAGAESELEEDAVPGTVGGGGEEEAPVPGADEGKP; from the coding sequence ATGAAACGGGCATTCCTGATCGGGCTCGCCGTCCTGGCGGCGCTCGCGGAGGGCTGCGCCTCGAGGCGGATGGGCGGGGTCGCGACCACCAGCTGCACGGTCTGGATACACTCGATGCCGGAGGGGGCGCTCCTCTACCTCAACGGCAACTACGTCGGGCGCACCCCGTACAAGTACACCGCGTTCAACCGCGGCGACTCCTCCGCCCACTTCATCGTCCCGGATCTGGCGGAGATACTGGTCAGGAAACGCGGCTACGACGACGAGGCGCAGGCGGTGACCGTCGCCAACTGCTATCGTCTTTTCAGCATCGAGAACGCGGGGGTGCGGGAGCAGGTCAAGTCGTACACGGGGAATCTGACGCTCTATATGGACGAGCGGGAGAGCGTCGTGGAGAGGGAGCACGGCAACGTCGTGATCGCCGCGCTCCCGGAGGACCCGAACGCGGAGATCTACCTCAACGACAGCCTCATCGGGAACGGGAAGACGTCGCTCCTTAAGCTCCCCGCGGGGAGCTACGTGCTCAAGATACGAAAACCCGGCTACAAGGTCTACGCCCGCGTGATCAGCGTGCTCGCCGACAACGATCTGACCATAACCGCAAGACTCGAGAAGGCGGCGGAGGCGGGGGACGAGGTCTCCTCCGCGCTGGAGGCGGAGCGGCTCCAGCTCAGTCCCGCCGGCGCGGAGTCGGAGCTCGAGGAGGACGCGGTCCCCGGCACCGTCGGCGGCGGGGGAGAGGAGGAGGCGCCGGTCCCCGGCGCGGACGAGGGGAAGCCGTGA
- the rlmN gene encoding 23S rRNA (adenine(2503)-C(2))-methyltransferase RlmN has translation MGMSFAELERLLASMGEQPYRGRQIAEWLYRHGASAFAEMTTLSKCLRERLEREARIGKLDAAAETTSAEGDARKWLFRLEDGEAVETVLMRLKNSRSVCLSTQVGCPVGCRFCATGALGFRRNLTAGEIVGQFLEARRLVAEDERPTHAVFMGMGEPLLNLDAVERAIRILLSPGGPALGPRRITVSTCGIVPGIRRLAAAGLRTELAVSLIAADEQTRRRLFPPAEKYPLDELLRAARDYAAAIGRPVTFEYVLLKGINDSLPDAQRLKKLIRGIPCKVNLIRYNPAPAQGAAPAVESARGQGVGSPSGGAAAGAARLEASAESRLAEFQRWLASSCIAVTVRRSKGAGIGAACGQLGASRRAEGRF, from the coding sequence ATGGGAATGAGTTTCGCGGAGCTCGAGCGGCTCCTCGCCTCCATGGGGGAGCAGCCGTACCGCGGAAGGCAGATCGCCGAGTGGCTCTACCGCCACGGCGCCTCGGCGTTCGCGGAGATGACCACGCTCTCGAAGTGCCTGCGCGAGCGGCTGGAGAGGGAGGCGCGCATCGGGAAGCTCGATGCCGCCGCCGAGACGACCTCCGCGGAGGGCGACGCCCGGAAGTGGCTCTTCCGGCTCGAGGACGGCGAGGCGGTGGAGACGGTGCTGATGCGCCTCAAGAACAGCCGTTCCGTCTGCCTCTCCACGCAGGTCGGCTGCCCGGTCGGGTGCCGCTTCTGCGCGACCGGCGCGCTCGGCTTCCGCCGCAACCTCACCGCGGGGGAGATCGTGGGGCAGTTCCTCGAGGCGCGCCGCCTCGTCGCGGAGGATGAGCGCCCGACGCACGCCGTCTTCATGGGGATGGGCGAACCGCTCCTCAATCTCGACGCGGTCGAACGGGCGATCAGGATCCTCCTCTCGCCGGGGGGCCCCGCGTTGGGCCCCCGCCGCATCACCGTCTCCACCTGCGGGATCGTTCCGGGCATCCGGCGGCTCGCCGCCGCGGGGCTTCGCACGGAACTCGCCGTGTCGCTGATCGCCGCCGACGAGCAGACGCGGCGCCGCCTCTTCCCCCCGGCGGAAAAGTACCCCCTGGACGAGTTGCTCCGCGCCGCACGCGACTACGCGGCCGCGATCGGGAGGCCCGTGACCTTCGAGTACGTGCTCCTGAAAGGAATCAACGACTCCCTCCCCGACGCGCAGCGCCTGAAGAAGCTCATCCGCGGCATCCCCTGCAAGGTCAACCTGATCCGCTACAACCCGGCCCCGGCGCAGGGGGCGGCGCCCGCGGTCGAATCCGCGCGGGGGCAGGGGGTTGGATCCCCCTCCGGCGGCGCGGCGGCGGGGGCGGCGCGCCTCGAGGCCTCGGCCGAGTCCCGCCTCGCGGAATTCCAGCGGTGGCTCGCCTCCTCGTGCATCGCGGTCACGGTGCGCCGGAGCAAGGGGGCGGGCATCGGGGCCGCCTGCGGCCAGCTCGGCGCGTCGCGCCGCGCGGAGGGCCGTTTTTGA
- a CDS encoding NUDIX hydrolase, whose product MKGGVTCPGCGVEFPARIAPFPTADILIRRLKQGREAVVLVRRKNPPRGWAIPGGFIEYGESAEACAVREAAEETGLRVTLTGLLGVYSAPDRDPRFHTISAVFTAEGEGEARADSDAAEVGVFAADELPREIAFDHRRVLEDYFAKRR is encoded by the coding sequence ATGAAAGGCGGCGTCACCTGTCCCGGCTGCGGCGTCGAGTTTCCGGCGCGCATCGCGCCGTTCCCGACGGCGGATATCCTCATCAGGCGCCTGAAACAGGGGAGGGAGGCGGTCGTGCTCGTGCGCCGCAAGAACCCTCCCCGCGGCTGGGCCATCCCCGGCGGCTTCATCGAGTACGGCGAGTCGGCGGAGGCGTGCGCCGTCCGTGAGGCGGCGGAGGAGACGGGCCTGCGGGTGACGCTCACCGGCCTCCTCGGCGTCTACTCCGCCCCGGACAGGGATCCGCGGTTCCACACCATCTCCGCGGTCTTCACCGCCGAGGGGGAGGGCGAGGCGCGGGCCGACTCCGACGCGGCGGAGGTCGGCGTATTCGCCGCGGACGAGCTGCCCCGCGAGATCGCATTCGACCACCGCCGCGTCCTCGAGGACTATTTCGCGAAAAGGCGCTGA
- the greA gene encoding transcription elongation factor GreA gives MTKASHARLTAEAKRLREVEIPKVSREKLEAAQQGDLRENAGYEAARDRLMLLGARLEQITVQLAETRLIEDLQIRGDAVSLGTRIRLLDLDAGEEIEYRILGPADADLSRGIISFESPLARGMIARKVSEEFPVETPGGTRRFRILSIEPYR, from the coding sequence ATGACGAAGGCATCGCATGCGCGCCTGACCGCGGAGGCCAAACGGCTGCGCGAGGTCGAGATCCCGAAGGTCAGCAGGGAGAAGCTGGAGGCGGCGCAGCAGGGCGACCTGCGCGAAAACGCGGGGTACGAGGCCGCCCGCGACCGGCTGATGCTGCTCGGCGCGCGCCTCGAGCAGATCACCGTCCAGCTCGCGGAGACGCGCCTCATCGAGGACCTCCAGATCCGCGGCGACGCCGTCTCCCTCGGCACGCGGATCCGCCTCCTCGACCTGGACGCCGGGGAGGAGATCGAGTACCGCATCCTCGGCCCCGCCGATGCGGACCTCTCCCGCGGGATCATCTCGTTCGAGAGCCCGCTGGCGCGCGGGATGATCGCGCGGAAGGTCTCGGAGGAGTTCCCGGTGGAGACGCCGGGCGGGACGCGCCGGTTCAGGATCCTCTCGATCGAGCCGTACCGCTGA
- a CDS encoding 4Fe-4S binding protein — protein MADEKGSRELPPGGLILEAGNAVKYVTGGWRTYRPRVDKGKCIDCLQCWLLCPDCCIDVEEGTMAGYDYDHCKGCGICAHICPVKAIEMVLETEGAGPADAKGRFGSKKKA, from the coding sequence ATGGCTGACGAGAAGGGGTCCCGGGAGCTTCCGCCGGGCGGGCTCATCCTGGAGGCCGGGAACGCGGTCAAGTACGTGACCGGCGGCTGGAGGACGTACCGTCCCCGCGTCGACAAGGGCAAATGCATCGACTGCCTCCAGTGCTGGCTCCTCTGCCCCGACTGCTGCATCGACGTCGAAGAGGGGACGATGGCCGGCTACGACTACGACCATTGCAAGGGCTGCGGCATCTGCGCGCACATCTGCCCGGTGAAGGCGATCGAGATGGTGCTCGAGACCGAGGGCGCCGGCCCGGCGGACGCCAAGGGGCGTTTCGGCTCGAAGAAGAAGGCGTGA
- a CDS encoding pyruvate ferredoxin oxidoreductase (catalyzes the formation of acetyl-CoA from pyruvate and coenzyme A): MAINLKELSKKTIPLSPGHRACAGCGSIITIKLVLMAAEDPIVCVSATGCMEVVTSIYPYTAWRVPFMHNAFENAAATLSGIETAYRALLKRGAISGKIKFIAFGGDGGTYDIGLQSLSGAMERGHDLLYVCYDNEAYMNTGIQRSGSTPFCAATSTAPVGAVSTGKKQFPKDLTKIMVAHRIPYVAQASPHRWQDLMGKVRKALSIEGPKFMNVISSCHRGWRVPMENSLDVCKLAVETCYWPLFEVENGVWKLNYRPRQKLPITEWIKRQKRFSHLMKPENQPLVALMQEEVDRRWNELLSLCGEKTG; the protein is encoded by the coding sequence ATGGCGATCAATCTGAAGGAGCTCTCGAAGAAGACGATTCCGCTCAGCCCCGGGCACCGGGCCTGCGCGGGGTGCGGCAGCATCATCACGATCAAGCTCGTCTTGATGGCCGCCGAGGACCCGATCGTCTGCGTCTCGGCCACCGGCTGCATGGAGGTGGTGACGAGCATCTACCCGTACACGGCGTGGCGCGTGCCGTTCATGCACAACGCGTTCGAGAACGCGGCGGCGACGTTGAGCGGGATCGAGACGGCCTACCGCGCCCTCCTGAAACGGGGCGCGATCAGCGGGAAGATCAAGTTCATCGCCTTCGGCGGCGACGGCGGGACGTACGATATCGGCCTCCAGTCCCTTTCCGGGGCGATGGAGCGGGGGCACGACCTGCTGTACGTCTGTTACGACAACGAGGCGTACATGAACACCGGGATACAGCGCTCCGGCTCGACCCCGTTCTGCGCGGCGACCTCGACCGCGCCGGTGGGGGCGGTGTCGACCGGAAAGAAGCAGTTCCCGAAGGACCTCACGAAGATCATGGTCGCGCACCGGATCCCCTACGTCGCGCAGGCATCCCCGCACCGCTGGCAGGATCTGATGGGGAAGGTGCGGAAGGCCCTCTCCATCGAGGGGCCCAAGTTCATGAACGTCATCTCCTCCTGCCACCGCGGGTGGCGGGTGCCGATGGAGAACTCGCTCGATGTCTGCAAACTGGCGGTCGAGACCTGCTACTGGCCGCTCTTCGAGGTCGAGAACGGCGTCTGGAAGCTGAACTACCGGCCCAGGCAGAAGCTGCCGATCACCGAGTGGATCAAGCGCCAGAAACGGTTCAGCCACCTGATGAAGCCGGAAAACCAGCCGCTGGTCGCCCTGATGCAGGAGGAGGTCGACCGCCGGTGGAACGAGCTGCTGTCGCTCTGCGGCGAGAAGACGGGGTGA